A genomic window from Halorubrum lacusprofundi ATCC 49239 includes:
- a CDS encoding type II secretion system F family protein → MIAYLPLLAAFGCCLALLLPAVDDGADLVVTRVALSLFGDYVGEDGPRRQRQRDLMRAAHVAGTHRTYAAKTLLYAGVLGVAGSVIGVYAAAGLLSVLDVSEAALRGTLPASLGFVAGVTRLTELGLPKLFLLLTLASATLGAALAVGMYYGRWELLDQRAHARGAEIDATLPRTVAFMYALSRSGMPFPRVMDTLAENEAVYGEAATELSVAVRDMNAFGTDALTALQRTSRRTPSDDLADFAENLASVLGTGQPISTFLSDQYELYQEEAESKQQQYLELLSTFAEAYVTALVAGPLFFITILVVIGLVLEDTLPLLRVVVYLGVPLATFGFVVYVDSVTQGIGGTETVDLSEAIEDESGMSDTASAQADGNPQPDGGVAGGSPSADRWAASRERLRAYDRIRTLRRWAASPVESVLGAPRTVFLLSVPLAVVVLLVTAFPITLGPPTEMVAQVETPIVAATVVVLASYAVVYEAHKRRVRRIESAVPDFLDRLASVNEAGTSVVGSVRRVADSNLEALTDDLQRTRRDIDWGADVGTALRRLERRVRSPMTSRAVALITNAMRASGDVGPVLRIAADESRATWSLRRERRQVMLTYLIVIYISFLVFLGIIASLSVSFIPAIEEAAIPGAGAGTSASDLPGAPSGPGGITDGLGDINTTAYEQLFFHAAAIQAVCSGLVAGQLGEGSVRDGVKHVVALLLLTLATFLVIDLV, encoded by the coding sequence ATGATCGCGTACCTCCCCCTGCTCGCCGCGTTCGGGTGCTGTCTGGCGCTGCTGCTGCCCGCGGTCGACGACGGTGCCGACCTGGTCGTGACCCGCGTCGCGCTGTCGCTCTTCGGCGACTACGTCGGCGAGGACGGGCCGCGGCGCCAGCGCCAGCGCGACCTGATGCGCGCCGCTCACGTCGCGGGCACCCACCGGACGTACGCCGCCAAGACGCTCCTGTACGCGGGCGTCCTCGGCGTCGCCGGCAGCGTCATCGGCGTGTACGCCGCGGCCGGGCTCCTCTCGGTGCTCGACGTGAGCGAGGCGGCCCTCCGTGGGACGCTCCCCGCGTCGCTCGGGTTCGTCGCCGGCGTGACCCGGCTCACGGAGCTCGGGCTCCCCAAACTCTTCCTCCTGTTGACGCTGGCGTCGGCGACCCTCGGCGCCGCGCTCGCGGTCGGGATGTACTACGGGCGGTGGGAGCTGCTCGACCAACGCGCTCACGCTCGGGGAGCGGAGATCGACGCCACCCTGCCCCGGACGGTCGCGTTCATGTACGCGCTCTCGCGGTCGGGGATGCCGTTCCCACGCGTCATGGACACGCTCGCGGAGAACGAGGCGGTGTACGGCGAGGCGGCGACGGAGCTGTCGGTCGCCGTCCGCGACATGAACGCCTTCGGTACCGACGCGCTGACCGCGCTCCAGCGCACCTCCCGGCGCACCCCGAGCGACGATCTGGCCGACTTCGCGGAGAACCTCGCGTCCGTGCTCGGCACCGGCCAACCCATCTCGACGTTCCTCAGCGACCAGTACGAGCTGTATCAGGAGGAGGCCGAGTCGAAACAGCAACAGTACCTCGAACTCCTGTCGACGTTCGCGGAGGCGTACGTCACCGCGCTGGTAGCGGGACCGCTGTTTTTCATCACCATTCTCGTCGTGATCGGGCTCGTGTTGGAGGACACGCTCCCCCTGTTGCGCGTCGTGGTCTACCTCGGGGTACCGCTGGCGACGTTCGGGTTCGTGGTCTACGTCGACAGCGTCACGCAGGGAATCGGCGGCACCGAGACTGTTGACCTCTCAGAGGCGATCGAAGACGAATCAGGGATGAGCGACACCGCAAGCGCGCAGGCGGACGGGAATCCCCAGCCCGACGGCGGCGTGGCGGGCGGGTCGCCGTCGGCGGACCGCTGGGCGGCGAGCCGCGAGCGCCTCCGAGCGTACGATCGGATCCGAACGCTGCGGCGGTGGGCTGCGTCGCCGGTCGAGAGCGTGCTCGGCGCGCCGCGAACGGTGTTTCTCCTGTCCGTTCCGCTCGCGGTCGTCGTCCTGCTCGTGACCGCCTTCCCGATCACCCTCGGACCGCCGACCGAGATGGTCGCACAGGTCGAGACCCCGATCGTCGCCGCGACCGTGGTCGTGCTCGCGAGCTACGCCGTCGTCTACGAGGCCCACAAGCGCCGAGTCCGCCGGATCGAGTCGGCGGTTCCAGACTTTCTCGACCGCCTCGCCAGCGTCAACGAGGCGGGCACGTCCGTGGTCGGGAGCGTCCGGCGCGTCGCGGACTCGAACCTGGAGGCCCTGACCGACGACCTGCAGCGCACCCGGCGCGACATCGACTGGGGCGCCGACGTGGGCACCGCTCTCCGGCGGCTAGAGCGACGAGTCCGATCGCCGATGACCTCGCGGGCGGTCGCGCTCATCACGAACGCGATGCGTGCCAGCGGCGATGTCGGCCCCGTGCTCCGAATCGCGGCCGACGAGTCGCGCGCGACGTGGTCGCTCCGTCGGGAGCGCCGACAGGTAATGCTCACGTACCTCATCGTGATCTACATCTCCTTCCTCGTGTTCCTCGGAATCATCGCCTCGCTGTCGGTGTCGTTCATCCCCGCGATCGAGGAGGCGGCGATCCCCGGTGCCGGCGCCGGCACTAGTGCGAGCGACCTTCCGGGCGCGCCGAGCGGTCCCGGAGGGATCACGGACGGGCTTGGGGACATCAACACGACCGCCTACGAGCAGCTGTTCTTCCACGCCGCCGCGATACAGGCGGTCTGTTCCGGACTCGTCGCCGGACAGCTCGGCGAGGGCTCGGTCAGAGACGGCGTGAAACACGTCGTCGCCCTGCTGTTGTTGACGCTCGCCACGTTCCTCGTCATCGACTTGGTGTGA
- a CDS encoding type II/IV secretion system ATPase subunit, producing MASDAREDDAGDRIEALRRRLSRTWEVLRGSDIDVRAFRPGDDGPLADFAIPDGESEVDRYWVNAPYAYVVITYHDAESEHRYYAVEPELDRFERDLLDRVVDDIRDPLLYREGTGRTDEETLRTELEGLLEGYGVDIGMDTFHALAYYLYRDFRGYGKVDPFLNDRHIEDISCDGYDLPIFVYHDDYTDIETNVSFGKSALDNYVIRLAQQSGRHISVGDPMVETTLPDGSRAELALGEEVTPRGSAFTIRQYAEDPLTPIDLVEYGTFSIEQMAYFWLCIEHNKSLIFAGGTASGKTTSMNAVSMFVPPRAKILTIEDTRELSLYHDNWLSSITRERRYEGADIDMYDLLRSALRHRPEYIVVGEVRGAEAITLFQAMNTGHTTFSTMHADSIETVINRLENEPINVPRAMVQSLDMLSIQTLTRSGDQRVRRAKTIGEIGGIDQRTGELDYSSAFEWDAETDEFSRNDSSLMEEIADERGWSRSELLREVRRRERFLELLRGLGVTDYRAFTALVNEYYADPERVMDRLEERSDGAAKPSGPVGDAAD from the coding sequence ATGGCGAGTGACGCACGCGAGGACGACGCCGGGGATCGGATCGAGGCCCTCCGGCGGCGGCTCTCGCGGACGTGGGAGGTGCTACGGGGGTCCGACATCGACGTTCGGGCCTTCAGACCGGGCGATGACGGCCCGCTCGCCGACTTCGCGATCCCCGACGGCGAAAGCGAGGTCGACCGGTACTGGGTGAACGCCCCGTACGCGTACGTCGTGATCACCTACCACGACGCGGAAAGCGAACACCGGTACTACGCGGTTGAGCCGGAGCTGGACCGGTTCGAGCGCGACCTCCTCGACCGCGTGGTCGACGACATCCGGGACCCGCTGCTGTATCGCGAGGGTACCGGACGGACCGACGAGGAAACGCTCAGAACCGAGCTTGAGGGGCTGTTAGAGGGGTACGGCGTCGACATCGGGATGGATACGTTTCACGCGCTCGCGTACTACCTCTACCGCGACTTCCGCGGCTACGGGAAGGTCGACCCCTTCCTCAACGACCGCCACATCGAGGACATCTCGTGTGACGGTTACGACCTCCCGATCTTCGTGTACCACGACGACTACACCGACATCGAGACCAACGTCTCGTTCGGGAAGTCGGCGCTCGACAACTACGTGATCCGCCTCGCTCAACAATCTGGGCGCCACATCTCCGTCGGGGACCCCATGGTGGAGACGACGCTGCCGGACGGGTCGCGCGCGGAACTCGCGCTCGGCGAAGAGGTGACCCCGCGTGGCTCCGCGTTCACGATCCGCCAGTACGCCGAGGACCCGCTCACGCCGATCGATCTGGTGGAGTACGGCACGTTCTCGATCGAGCAGATGGCGTACTTCTGGCTCTGTATCGAGCACAACAAGAGCCTCATCTTCGCGGGCGGCACCGCCTCCGGGAAGACCACCTCGATGAACGCGGTGTCGATGTTCGTCCCGCCGCGCGCGAAGATCCTCACCATCGAGGACACCCGCGAGCTCTCTCTGTACCACGACAACTGGCTCTCCTCGATCACCCGCGAGCGTCGCTACGAGGGCGCCGACATCGACATGTACGATCTGCTCCGGTCCGCGCTGCGCCACCGCCCCGAGTACATCGTGGTCGGGGAGGTCCGTGGGGCGGAAGCCATCACCCTGTTTCAGGCGATGAACACGGGCCACACCACCTTCTCAACGATGCACGCCGACTCGATCGAGACGGTCATCAACCGGTTGGAGAACGAGCCGATCAACGTCCCGCGCGCGATGGTCCAGTCGCTCGACATGCTGTCGATCCAGACGCTGACCCGGTCGGGCGACCAGCGCGTCCGGCGCGCGAAGACGATCGGCGAGATAGGCGGAATCGACCAGCGCACCGGGGAGCTCGACTACTCCTCGGCGTTCGAGTGGGACGCGGAGACCGACGAGTTCAGCCGGAACGACTCGTCGCTCATGGAGGAGATCGCCGACGAGCGCGGCTGGTCCCGGTCGGAGCTACTTCGCGAGGTCCGGCGCCGCGAGCGCTTCCTCGAACTGCTCCGCGGGCTCGGCGTCACCGACTACCGGGCGTTCACCGCCCTCGTCAACGAGTACTACGCCGATCCTGAACGCGTGATGGACCGGCTCGAAGAACGGAGCGACGGCGCGGCCAAACCCTCGGGACCGGTCGGTGACGCCGCCGACTGA
- a CDS encoding DUF5793 family protein, with amino-acid sequence MRRDYFELTVEGVDDDTHRPVTPLVRIDFHGPDGLLRDRLSGTDGTLLAADDVDVAFRLREPLSTADDSEGVVGVTNRYTGDFILELNETATDVLPFIHAARDSAGDEDARYRVEIDVDGERLVTYDKHTFLVYDHEGNLLRNESLIPSGVEL; translated from the coding sequence ATGCGGCGTGACTACTTCGAACTGACCGTCGAAGGCGTCGACGACGACACCCACCGGCCGGTGACCCCACTGGTCCGTATCGACTTCCACGGACCGGACGGGCTCCTCCGCGACCGGCTCTCGGGGACCGACGGTACCCTCCTCGCCGCCGACGACGTCGACGTGGCGTTCCGGCTCCGCGAGCCGCTCTCAACCGCGGACGACTCGGAGGGCGTGGTCGGCGTGACGAACCGCTACACCGGGGACTTCATCCTCGAACTCAACGAGACGGCCACGGACGTGCTTCCCTTCATCCACGCCGCGCGCGATTCGGCGGGCGACGAGGACGCCCGCTACCGGGTCGAGATCGACGTCGACGGCGAGCGGCTCGTCACCTACGACAAACACACCTTCCTCGTGTACGACCACGAGGGGAACCTCCTGCGCAACGAGAGCCTGATCCCGTCAGGCGTCGAGCTCTGA
- a CDS encoding HalOD1 output domain-containing protein, with protein sequence MTQRDNRRQEAEDLRSNIASKSYTSKFADESDTPPSICVVETVAEALGTDPKELGPLYEAIDPDSLDLLFESPDKFKQGCITFRFEGCHVTVDADGWVAVSLRTNDGE encoded by the coding sequence ATGACCCAACGAGACAACCGCCGACAAGAAGCTGAAGATCTGCGCTCCAATATTGCATCAAAATCGTACACGTCGAAGTTCGCCGATGAATCTGATACTCCTCCCTCCATCTGTGTAGTTGAGACGGTTGCGGAAGCTCTCGGAACGGATCCGAAGGAGTTGGGGCCACTCTACGAAGCGATCGATCCTGATTCGCTTGATCTGCTCTTTGAATCGCCAGACAAATTCAAACAAGGCTGTATAACGTTTCGATTCGAGGGGTGTCACGTCACTGTTGACGCAGATGGCTGGGTAGCCGTTTCGCTCCGAACAAACGACGGAGAGTGA
- a CDS encoding helix-turn-helix domain-containing protein has translation MGPSEDQSDNQTGPVVEIELTVQNPAYPFVGVSEEEQCRVELAKIIPRPEGKYAEFFNVLGAPPARITSHVDTYDTVETSLLSEYDDGGLFEFIVSGNCPAYRLAELGALPKTVEGVDGRGRIVAEIPPRNDPPAVTGQFLEEYSDFELIAKRTKDTHTSMLTPSTLQQSILNDLTNRQQEVLQTAFGMGYYEWPRDCTGQDVADELGITSATFSEHVFAAERKILAFLFGNAAKTHLTRET, from the coding sequence ATGGGCCCTTCAGAAGATCAGAGCGACAACCAGACCGGTCCCGTGGTTGAGATCGAACTCACTGTTCAGAACCCAGCGTATCCGTTCGTCGGCGTGTCCGAGGAAGAACAGTGTCGGGTCGAACTCGCAAAGATCATCCCTCGTCCGGAAGGGAAATACGCGGAATTCTTCAACGTGCTAGGCGCGCCTCCCGCTCGAATCACGAGTCACGTAGACACGTATGACACCGTCGAAACCTCACTCCTCAGCGAATACGATGACGGCGGTCTGTTCGAATTCATCGTGTCTGGAAACTGTCCGGCGTATCGGCTCGCTGAACTCGGAGCCCTCCCGAAAACCGTCGAAGGCGTCGACGGTCGTGGGCGTATCGTCGCCGAGATCCCGCCGCGGAATGATCCGCCAGCAGTTACCGGACAGTTCCTTGAGGAGTATTCCGATTTCGAACTGATAGCGAAACGGACGAAAGACACGCACACATCCATGTTGACTCCCTCTACGCTCCAGCAGTCGATCCTCAACGATCTGACTAATAGACAGCAAGAAGTTCTGCAGACCGCGTTTGGGATGGGATATTACGAATGGCCACGCGACTGTACGGGACAAGACGTTGCCGACGAACTCGGGATCACATCGGCTACCTTCTCAGAACACGTCTTTGCAGCCGAGCGCAAGATCCTCGCATTCCTGTTTGGAAACGCCGCCAAGACGCACCTGACCAGAGAGACGTGA
- a CDS encoding SAM hydrolase/SAM-dependent halogenase family protein: MITLASDFGSPYPAAMKGVIRRHTDAELIDVAHDLPRGDPRAAAFWLRFVLPEFPPAVHCAVIDPGVGTDRDALVVRAGSHVLVAPDNGLAMPPARALAREKEQDENIEAFVVDVGEPASETFHGRDVFAPTAARIRTALDDNPAKATPEAVSETLAAMDDLSPATDPVDLVLPDPSVERDDAGDPVAVDGEVLAIDRFGNVVTNVPGELIRGRDWVRINGELTPVAETFGAVDSGDRLVTVGSHGYVECDVNDGRGDGAFDLRPGESVRLVADNVSL; encoded by the coding sequence ATGATCACGCTCGCCTCCGACTTCGGCTCGCCGTACCCCGCCGCGATGAAGGGAGTAATTCGCCGCCACACCGACGCCGAACTGATCGATGTCGCCCACGATCTGCCCCGCGGTGACCCCCGAGCGGCCGCCTTCTGGCTCCGCTTCGTGCTCCCGGAGTTCCCGCCGGCCGTCCACTGTGCGGTGATCGATCCCGGCGTCGGCACCGACCGAGACGCACTCGTCGTCCGCGCCGGCTCGCACGTGCTCGTCGCCCCCGACAACGGACTCGCGATGCCACCGGCCCGAGCGCTCGCGAGGGAGAAAGAGCAGGATGAGAATATCGAAGCGTTCGTCGTCGACGTAGGAGAGCCCGCGAGCGAGACGTTCCACGGCCGCGACGTGTTCGCGCCGACCGCGGCCCGGATCCGGACGGCGCTCGACGACAACCCCGCGAAAGCCACGCCCGAGGCGGTCTCGGAGACGCTCGCCGCCATGGACGACCTCTCACCGGCGACGGATCCGGTCGACCTCGTCCTTCCAGACCCGAGTGTCGAACGCGACGACGCGGGCGACCCGGTCGCTGTCGATGGTGAGGTGCTCGCGATCGACCGGTTCGGCAACGTCGTCACGAACGTCCCGGGCGAGCTGATCCGCGGCCGCGACTGGGTCCGGATCAACGGGGAGCTCACCCCGGTCGCCGAGACGTTCGGCGCGGTCGATTCGGGCGATCGGCTCGTCACCGTCGGGAGTCACGGCTACGTCGAGTGCGACGTGAACGACGGGCGCGGCGACGGCGCGTTCGACCTCCGACCCGGGGAGTCGGTACGGCTCGTCGCCGACAACGTGAGTTTGTAG
- a CDS encoding nicotinamide-nucleotide adenylyltransferase gives MRGFYIGRYQPFHNGHRHMVEEIAAEVDELVLGIGSAGDSHTTRNPFTAGERVMMVTKAVEKLDVTTYVVPIEDLDRNSVWVSHVQSMTPRFDIAYSNNPLVVRLFEEAGVEARGSPMFRRDVLEGAELRERMIHGRDWQALVPETVVDVIEEIDGVERIRRIAETDANGTAPSDA, from the coding sequence ATGCGCGGGTTCTATATCGGGCGGTATCAGCCGTTTCATAACGGTCACCGACATATGGTCGAGGAGATTGCGGCCGAGGTTGACGAGCTCGTGTTGGGGATCGGTTCGGCCGGCGACTCCCACACCACCCGGAACCCGTTCACGGCCGGAGAGCGCGTCATGATGGTAACGAAGGCCGTCGAGAAACTCGATGTCACCACCTACGTCGTCCCCATCGAGGATCTCGACCGCAACTCCGTGTGGGTGAGCCACGTCCAGAGCATGACTCCGCGGTTCGATATCGCGTACTCGAACAACCCGCTCGTCGTCCGGCTGTTCGAGGAAGCCGGCGTCGAGGCTCGCGGCTCCCCGATGTTCCGTCGCGACGTGTTGGAGGGAGCGGAGCTGCGCGAGCGCATGATCCACGGCCGCGACTGGCAGGCGCTGGTTCCCGAGACCGTCGTCGACGTGATCGAGGAGATCGACGGCGTCGAGCGCATCCGCCGGATCGCGGAGACCGACGCGAACGGTACCGCGCCCTCCGACGCGTAG
- the lonB gene encoding ATP-dependent protease LonB produces the protein MSNEKDANDPPTEDPEEPDESGVGTPDPTGNGEDARDDGARAPADDGVDEPDDTGDPASDEEAVADDPTDPDNSDEVWDDGIVVDDGPGPDDAGAGREEATGATSEGVTEANEGGDIDELGSSVEVEGADIDEDPDEDDLLGGLKIDTTAELEIPDRLVDQVIGQEHARDVIIKAAKQRRHVMMIGSPGTGKSMLAKAMSELLPKEELQDVLVYHNPDDGNKPKVRTVPAGKGDQIVDAHREEARKRNQMRSLLMWIIIAVVLGYALIIVGQILVGIIAAGVVYLVFRYLNRGSDAMIPNLLVNNGDTKTAPFRDATGAHAGALLGDVRHDPFQSGGMETPSHDRVEAGAIHKANKGVLFIDEINTLDIRSQQHLMTAIQEGEFSITGQSERSSGAMVQTEPVPTDFVMIAAGNLDAMENMHPALRSRIKGYGYEVYMEDTIEDTPEMRRKYVRFIAQEVAKDGRLPEFSADAIEEVILEAKRRSGRKGHLTLLFRNLGGLVRVAGDIARGEDAELTTREHVLQAKGRSRSIEQQLADDFIERRKDYELQVSDGYVVGRVNGLAVMGEDSGIMLPVMAEVAPSQGPGEVIATGQLKEMAQESVSNVSAIIKKFSDENISEMDIHIQFVQAGQQGVDGDSASITVATAVISALENVGVDQSLAMTGSLSVRGDVLPVGGVTHKIEAAAKAGCTRVIIPQANEQDVMIEDEYKDMIEVIPVSHISEVLDIALEGEAEKDSLVSRLKSITGSALKEGGVSGPSSPSPQ, from the coding sequence ATGAGCAACGAAAAGGACGCGAACGACCCGCCGACCGAGGACCCCGAGGAGCCGGACGAGTCCGGCGTCGGGACCCCGGATCCGACGGGGAACGGCGAGGACGCCCGCGACGACGGCGCCCGCGCGCCGGCGGACGACGGCGTCGACGAGCCCGACGATACCGGCGACCCGGCCTCCGATGAGGAGGCGGTCGCCGACGATCCCACCGACCCCGACAATTCTGACGAAGTCTGGGACGACGGCATCGTCGTCGACGACGGACCCGGGCCGGACGACGCCGGGGCGGGCCGCGAGGAAGCGACCGGCGCCACCTCCGAGGGTGTCACCGAAGCAAACGAGGGGGGCGACATCGACGAGCTCGGCAGCTCAGTCGAGGTCGAAGGCGCCGATATTGACGAAGATCCCGACGAGGACGACCTGCTTGGCGGACTCAAGATCGATACGACTGCCGAGCTTGAGATCCCCGACCGACTCGTCGACCAAGTCATCGGACAGGAGCACGCCCGCGACGTGATCATCAAGGCGGCCAAACAGCGCCGCCACGTGATGATGATCGGTTCGCCCGGGACCGGGAAGTCGATGCTCGCGAAGGCGATGTCCGAGCTGCTCCCGAAAGAGGAGCTCCAGGACGTGCTGGTCTACCACAACCCGGACGACGGTAACAAACCGAAGGTCCGGACGGTGCCCGCCGGCAAGGGCGACCAGATCGTCGACGCGCACCGCGAAGAGGCGCGCAAGCGCAACCAGATGCGGTCGCTGTTGATGTGGATCATCATCGCCGTCGTGTTGGGCTACGCGCTCATCATCGTCGGCCAGATCCTCGTCGGCATCATCGCCGCCGGGGTCGTCTACCTCGTCTTCCGCTACCTGAACCGCGGGTCGGACGCGATGATCCCGAACCTGCTGGTGAACAACGGCGACACGAAGACTGCGCCGTTCCGCGACGCGACCGGCGCGCACGCCGGCGCGCTGCTCGGCGACGTCCGGCACGACCCGTTCCAGTCCGGTGGGATGGAGACGCCCAGCCACGACCGCGTCGAGGCGGGCGCCATCCACAAGGCGAACAAGGGCGTGCTGTTCATCGACGAGATCAACACGCTCGACATCCGGAGCCAGCAGCACCTCATGACGGCGATCCAGGAGGGCGAATTCTCGATCACGGGCCAGTCCGAGCGCTCCTCGGGTGCGATGGTCCAGACCGAGCCCGTCCCGACCGACTTCGTCATGATCGCGGCCGGGAACCTCGACGCGATGGAGAACATGCACCCGGCGCTGCGGAGCCGTATCAAGGGGTACGGTTACGAGGTGTACATGGAGGACACCATCGAGGACACCCCAGAGATGCGTCGGAAGTACGTTCGCTTCATCGCTCAGGAGGTCGCGAAGGACGGTCGCCTGCCGGAGTTCTCGGCCGACGCTATCGAGGAGGTCATCCTCGAAGCCAAGCGTCGCTCCGGCCGGAAGGGCCACCTCACCCTCCTGTTCCGGAACCTCGGCGGACTCGTCCGCGTCGCCGGCGACATTGCCCGCGGCGAGGACGCAGAGCTGACCACCCGCGAGCACGTGCTGCAGGCGAAGGGACGCTCGCGCTCCATCGAACAGCAGCTCGCGGACGACTTCATCGAGCGCCGGAAGGACTACGAGCTGCAGGTCTCCGACGGCTACGTCGTCGGCCGTGTCAACGGCCTCGCCGTGATGGGCGAGGACTCCGGGATCATGCTCCCGGTGATGGCCGAGGTCGCGCCCTCGCAGGGGCCCGGCGAGGTCATCGCCACGGGTCAGCTGAAGGAGATGGCCCAAGAGTCGGTGTCGAACGTCTCCGCCATCATCAAGAAGTTCTCCGACGAGAACATCTCGGAGATGGACATTCACATCCAGTTCGTGCAGGCGGGTCAGCAGGGCGTCGACGGCGACTCCGCGTCCATCACGGTCGCGACCGCCGTCATCTCTGCGCTGGAGAACGTGGGCGTCGACCAGAGCCTCGCGATGACGGGATCGCTGTCGGTGCGGGGCGACGTGCTCCCCGTCGGCGGCGTCACCCACAAGATCGAGGCGGCCGCGAAGGCCGGCTGCACCCGAGTCATCATCCCGCAGGCGAACGAGCAGGACGTGATGATCGAAGACGAGTACAAAGACATGATCGAGGTCATTCCGGTCTCGCACATCAGCGAGGTCCTCGACATCGCCCTGGAGGGCGAAGCCGAGAAGGACTCGCTCGTCTCCCGGCTCAAGTCGATCACCGGCTCGGCGCTGAAGGAGGGAGGCGTCTCCGGTCCCTCCAGCCCGAGCCCGCAGTAA
- a CDS encoding CBS domain-containing protein, with the protein MSGKPTVGEYMTRDVETVSPDETVKAVAQRMAESNGHNGFPVTQGRTVEGFVSAADLLLADDEAPVFTVMSNDLIVAHPDMKVTDAARVILRSGIQRLPVVDDADNLVGIISNTDVVRSQIERATPSKVGKLMRTLEQIHGVKLREERREVRLTDLTPTQARVYADELEGRKYELKRGLAEPLVVIDNGGTLHLADGHHRVMAAHEAGIEEMDAYVIITDPPVELGMAKTAKKEGLDDITDIEIVDYARHPLVETTKRLQ; encoded by the coding sequence ATGAGCGGGAAACCGACCGTCGGCGAGTACATGACCCGCGATGTCGAGACCGTGAGTCCCGACGAGACGGTGAAGGCAGTTGCGCAGCGGATGGCCGAAAGCAACGGCCACAACGGATTCCCTGTCACGCAGGGCCGGACGGTCGAGGGATTCGTCTCGGCGGCCGATCTCCTGCTTGCCGACGACGAGGCCCCCGTCTTCACCGTGATGTCCAATGATCTCATCGTGGCGCACCCGGACATGAAGGTGACTGACGCCGCGCGCGTTATCCTCCGATCCGGGATCCAGCGGCTCCCGGTCGTCGACGACGCCGACAACCTCGTGGGAATCATTTCGAACACGGACGTGGTCCGCTCGCAGATCGAGCGCGCCACGCCGAGCAAGGTGGGGAAGCTGATGCGCACGCTCGAACAGATCCACGGCGTCAAGCTTCGGGAGGAGCGCCGCGAGGTTCGGCTCACCGACCTCACACCCACGCAGGCCCGCGTCTACGCCGACGAGCTAGAGGGCCGGAAGTACGAGCTAAAGCGCGGGTTGGCGGAGCCGCTCGTCGTCATCGACAACGGCGGCACACTCCACCTCGCCGACGGCCATCACCGCGTGATGGCGGCCCACGAGGCGGGGATCGAAGAGATGGACGCGTACGTGATCATCACCGATCCCCCGGTCGAACTTGGGATGGCCAAAACCGCCAAGAAGGAGGGACTCGACGACATCACCGACATCGAAATCGTCGACTACGCGCGCCATCCCCTCGTCGAGACCACGAAGCGGTTGCAGTGA
- a CDS encoding glycine zipper domain-containing protein: MRSRIKSAMSRAKYAAIGAAIGAAVGGLFSRNAASTGGALGGLAGATLADVRSNPDGVFAEFRSGSDDVGESEDAGATIELADE; the protein is encoded by the coding sequence ATGAGATCACGCATCAAGAGCGCGATGTCTCGAGCGAAGTACGCCGCGATCGGCGCCGCGATTGGCGCTGCCGTCGGCGGACTGTTCAGTCGAAACGCGGCGAGCACCGGCGGTGCGCTCGGTGGGCTCGCGGGCGCGACGCTCGCCGACGTGCGAAGCAACCCCGACGGCGTCTTCGCAGAGTTCCGATCCGGATCGGACGACGTGGGTGAGTCCGAGGACGCGGGCGCGACGATCGAACTGGCCGACGAATAA